A window of the Penaeus monodon isolate SGIC_2016 chromosome 11, NSTDA_Pmon_1, whole genome shotgun sequence genome harbors these coding sequences:
- the LOC119578427 gene encoding LOW QUALITY PROTEIN: ficolin-2-like (The sequence of the model RefSeq protein was modified relative to this genomic sequence to represent the inferred CDS: deleted 2 bases in 1 codon), producing the protein MRFTRPYADILAVVLIVVLPLVAANTTNTSASVGSEASVTVSVRKEDEVAGLLLFFGEGQEVTINGEAPETKCIRISNQREIEVRVIQDGVPQRERKNPQERQDATGTKREVIAQMELKNCLEVLNLGHNKSGVYTISPYELCPEHQVDVYCDMDTDGGGWTVIQNRDLSQGDFFRPWVDYVNGFGDLSQDFWLGIKHIHALTSQSLYEVRLDMTDFDDNTRFATYDGFSLSDEAHRYDISFGEYSGGTNPGPDIENCATLWESVCFFRSCYTVHIEDEDQEGPNSQKWLEVMWGYWEATIPPKKSEIKMGPKLHKDFYRLRFGK; encoded by the exons ATGAG ATTCACACGTCCTTATGCGGATATCTTGGCAGTGGTGCTCATTGTTGTACTGCCTCTCGTAG CTGCTAATACCACGAACACCTCTGCAAGTGTGGGCAGCGAAGCCTCGGTGACAGTGTCAGTCAGGAAAGAAGATGAGGTCGCTGGCCTTCTGCTCTTCTTTGGAGAAGGCCAAGAGGTCACGATCAACGGAGAAGCACCTGAAACAAAATGCATCAGGATTAGTAATCAGCGGGAGATCGAGGTCCGCGTCATCCAAGACGGGGTTCCTCAAAGGGAGCGCAAGAATCCCCAAGAACGACAGGATGCGACTGGGACCAAGCGGGAGGTTATCGCGCAGATGGAACTCAA GAACTGCCTGGAAGTGCTGAATCTGGGCCACAACAAGAGCGGCGTGTACACCATCTCGCCATACGAGCTCTGTCCCGAGCACCAGGTGGACGTCTACTGCGACATGGACACGGACGGCGGGGGATGGACGGTCATCCAGAACAGAGACCTGTCGCAGGGGGACTTCTTCCGGCCGTGGGTGGACTACGTCAACGGCTTCGGAGACCTGTCGCAGGACTTCTGGCTCGGCATCAAGCACATCCACGCCCTCACGAGCCAGTCCCTCTACGAGGTGCGCTTGGACATGACCGATTTCGACGACAACACTCGATTCGCGACCTACGACGGCTTCTCCCTCAGCGACGAGGCTCACCGATACGATATCAGCTTTGGCGAGTACTCGGGGGGGACCAACCCCGGCCCGGACATCGAAAACTGTGCGACCTT GTGGGAGAGCGTGTGTTTTTTC AGGAGCTGCTACACCGTGCACATCGAGGACGAGGACCAGGAGGGCCCCAACAGCCAGAAGTGGCTGGAGGTCATGTGGGGCTACTGGGAGGCTACAATACCCCCGAAAAAGAGCGAAATAAAGATGGGGCCCAAACTGCACAAAGATTTTTATAGGCTTCGTTTTGGGAAGTAG